The Lycium barbarum isolate Lr01 chromosome 9, ASM1917538v2, whole genome shotgun sequence genome has a segment encoding these proteins:
- the LOC132611130 gene encoding sulfate transporter 3.1-like isoform X2, translating to MHKPDSSFVPPMIYAMLGSSKHLAIGNVAVPSLLISAMLGKVVNPHENPKLYLQLVFTATFFAGVFQASLGLLRLGFIVDFLSHATILGFMGGAATVVCLQQLKGILGLVHFTPQTDIVSVMCSIFSQMHQWRWESGVLGCCFLFFLLLTRYFSKKKPAFFWMSCMAPLTSVILGSVLVYFTHAEKNGVQVIGHLEKGINPPSYSEVAFSSRYLTSAIKTGIVTGVIALAEGIAVGRSFAILENYDVDGNKEMIAFGLMNIAGSCTSCYLTTGSFSRTAVNFNAGCKTAVSNMVMATAVMITLLLLTPLFYYTPLVVLSSIIISAMLGIIDYNAAVHLWKVDKYDFLVCISSYIGVVFGSVEVGLIVAVAMSLLRILLFVARPKTFVLGKIPNSMTYRSTEQYSAASSVPGVLIIHIDAPIYFANASYLRERISRWIDEEEEKQRISTEIELQYVILDMSAVGNIDTSGISMLEEVKRIADRRYLKVLLANPGGEVMKKLDKSNFIDTIGKEWIYLTVGEAVNACNYILHTCKFQSKRIDSSETPDDNV from the exons ATTCAAGCTTTGTGCCACCAATGATATATGCCATGTTGGGAAGTTCGAAGCATTTGGCAATAGGGAATGTGGCGGTTCCATCACTTCTCATTTCTGCAATGCTTGGGAAAGTAGTTAATCCTCACGAAAATCCCAAGCTTTATCTACAGTTGGTATTCACTGCTACTTTCTTTGCTGGAGTTTTCCAAGCTTCATTAGGCTTGTTAAG gctGGGGTTTATAGTGGACTTTCTGTCGCACGCAACAATATTAGGGTTCATGGGTGGAGCAGCCACTGTTGTGTGCTTACAGCAACTCAAAGGAATACTTGGGCTCGTTCATTTCACCCCCCAAACTGACATTGTCAGTGTTATGTGCTCTATCTTTAGCCAAATGCATCAG TGGAGATGGGAAAGTGGAGTCCTAGGTTGCtgtttcctcttcttcctcttgcTAACCAGATATTTT AGCAAAAAGAAGCCAGCTTTCTTTTGGATGAGTTGTATGGCGCCTCTAACATCAGTGATTTTGGGAAGTGTTCTTGTTTATTTCACCCATGCTGAAAAAAATGGCGTTCAAGTG ATTGGGCACTTGGAAAAGGGGATAAATCCACCATCGTATTCTGAAGTGGCATTTAGCTCACGGTATCTTACATCTGCCATTAAGACTGGAATCGTCACCGGTGTCATCGCCTTGGCT GAAGGAATAGCAGTAGGAAGGAGTTTCGCCATACTGGAGAACTATGACGTTGATGGAAACAAAGAAATGATTGCCTTTGGGCTAATGAACATTGCTGGTTCTTGCACCTCTTGCTACTTAACCACGG GATCATTTTCCCGAACAGCGGTGAATTTTAATGCAGGATGTAAGACAGCAGTGTCCAATATGGTAATGGCAACAGCAGTGATGATAACATTGTTGTTGCTAACACCATTGTTCTATTACACACCCCTTGTTGTTCTTTCCTCCATTATAATTTCAGCCATGCTAGGCATAATTGACTACAATGCTGCTGTCCACCTTTGGAAAGTTGACAAATACGATTTCCTCGTATGCATTAGTTCCTATATTGGAGTCGTCTTTGGTAGTGTTGAAGTTGGCCTAATAGTCGCG GTGGCAATGTCTTTACTTAGGATACTTCTCTTTGTAGCAAGGCCAAAGACATTTGTTTTAGGTAAAATACCTAATTCAATGACCTATAGAAGTACTGAACAATATTCAGCAGCAAGCAGTGTTCCTGGAGTTCTCATCATTCACATTGATGCCCCCATCTATTTTGCAAATGCAAGTTATTTGAGGGAAAG AATATCAAGATGgatagatgaagaagaagagaagcaAAGAATATCAACAGAGATTGAGCTGCAATATGTCATATTGGATATGAGTG CTGTTGGAAACATTGATACAAGTGGAATTAGTATGCTTGAGGAAGTGAAGAGAATTGCCGATAGACGATACCTTAAG GTTTTATTGGCAAATCCTGGAGGGGAGGTGATGAAGAAGCTGGACAAGTCAAATTTCATTGACACAATTGGCAAAGAATGGATCTATTTAACAGTTGGTGAAGCTGTAAATGCATGCAATTATATTCTTCACACTTGCAAGTTCCAATCCAAGAGAATTGATTCTTCAGAAACTCCAGATGATAATGTATAA
- the LOC132610314 gene encoding uncharacterized protein LOC132610314 gives MGESEVKAEKTLKDQGNEFFKAGNYLKAAALYTQAIKKDPSNATLYSNRAAAFLHLVKLSKALADAEMTISLKPEWEKGYFRKGCILEAMERYDDALAAFQIASKYNPQSSEVSKKIKTITQLAKDKKRTEELENMRSNVDMAKHFDTFKSELSEKYGAEDGSKEIFSYLVETVENVVKSWYETSKVDPRVYFLLNKEKTDTEKYAPAVNIDKAFESPHTHNNCFAFLRQYAEDSFAQAACLVTPKSIISYPQVWKGVGSRKWKHGQNDGIFVQFESPSMRRLWFIPCSTEKGKTLCRDPVPLDISAHEILPRVFKQV, from the exons ATGGGGGAATCAGAGGTTAAAGCAGAGAAAACACTGAAAGATCAGGGAAATGAATTCTTTAAAGCTGGGAATTATCTCAAAGCTGCAGCTTTGTATACACAAGCCATCAAGAAAGACCCATCAAATGCCACTCTTTACAG CAATCGTGCTGCAGCATTTTTGCATCTGGTTAAACTTAGCAAAGCGCTTGCTGATGCCGAAATGACGATCAGTCTGAAACCAGAGTGGGAAAAG GGTTATTTCAGGAAAGGATGCATACTAGAGGCTATGGAACGctatgatgat GCCTTAGCTGCTTTCCAGATAGCATCAAAATACAATCCACAAAGTTCGGAAGTATCCAAGAAGATAAAGACAATTACACAGTTGGCTAAAGATAAGAAGCGAACTGAAGAACTGGAGAACATGAGATCCAATGTTGACATGGCAAAACATTTTGATACATTTAAATCTGAACTG TCTGAAAAATATGGAGCTGAAGACGGCTCAAAAGAGATTTTCTCTTACCTTGTTGAAACAGTAGAGAATGTTGTTAAGTCATGGTATGAAACATCAAAAGTGGATCCAAGAGTTTATTTCCTTCTGAACAAGGAGAAGACAGACACTGAGAAGTATGCTCCCGCTGTTAATATAGATAAG GCTTTTGAGTCACCCCATACGCACaacaattgttttgcatttcTTCGACAGTATGCTGAAGATTCTTTTGCTCAAGCTGCGTGTCTAGTGACACCAAAAAGTATCATATCTTATCCACAG GTCTGGAAAGGTGTAGGATCGAGGAAATGGAAGCATGGACAAAATGATGGAATTTTTGTCCAATTTGAATCTCCTTCAATGCGGAGGTTGTGGTTTATCCCTTGCTCAACTGAGAAAGGCAAAACCTTATGCAG GGATCCAGTGCCTTTGGATATTAGTGCACATGAAATTCTTCCTCGTGTATTCAAGCAAGTATAG
- the LOC132611130 gene encoding sulfate transporter 3.1-like isoform X1 produces MQDTWFLHILTETKNNIGEMWPDSSFVPPMIYAMLGSSKHLAIGNVAVPSLLISAMLGKVVNPHENPKLYLQLVFTATFFAGVFQASLGLLRLGFIVDFLSHATILGFMGGAATVVCLQQLKGILGLVHFTPQTDIVSVMCSIFSQMHQWRWESGVLGCCFLFFLLLTRYFSKKKPAFFWMSCMAPLTSVILGSVLVYFTHAEKNGVQVIGHLEKGINPPSYSEVAFSSRYLTSAIKTGIVTGVIALAEGIAVGRSFAILENYDVDGNKEMIAFGLMNIAGSCTSCYLTTGSFSRTAVNFNAGCKTAVSNMVMATAVMITLLLLTPLFYYTPLVVLSSIIISAMLGIIDYNAAVHLWKVDKYDFLVCISSYIGVVFGSVEVGLIVAVAMSLLRILLFVARPKTFVLGKIPNSMTYRSTEQYSAASSVPGVLIIHIDAPIYFANASYLRERISRWIDEEEEKQRISTEIELQYVILDMSAVGNIDTSGISMLEEVKRIADRRYLKVLLANPGGEVMKKLDKSNFIDTIGKEWIYLTVGEAVNACNYILHTCKFQSKRIDSSETPDDNV; encoded by the exons ATTCAAGCTTTGTGCCACCAATGATATATGCCATGTTGGGAAGTTCGAAGCATTTGGCAATAGGGAATGTGGCGGTTCCATCACTTCTCATTTCTGCAATGCTTGGGAAAGTAGTTAATCCTCACGAAAATCCCAAGCTTTATCTACAGTTGGTATTCACTGCTACTTTCTTTGCTGGAGTTTTCCAAGCTTCATTAGGCTTGTTAAG gctGGGGTTTATAGTGGACTTTCTGTCGCACGCAACAATATTAGGGTTCATGGGTGGAGCAGCCACTGTTGTGTGCTTACAGCAACTCAAAGGAATACTTGGGCTCGTTCATTTCACCCCCCAAACTGACATTGTCAGTGTTATGTGCTCTATCTTTAGCCAAATGCATCAG TGGAGATGGGAAAGTGGAGTCCTAGGTTGCtgtttcctcttcttcctcttgcTAACCAGATATTTT AGCAAAAAGAAGCCAGCTTTCTTTTGGATGAGTTGTATGGCGCCTCTAACATCAGTGATTTTGGGAAGTGTTCTTGTTTATTTCACCCATGCTGAAAAAAATGGCGTTCAAGTG ATTGGGCACTTGGAAAAGGGGATAAATCCACCATCGTATTCTGAAGTGGCATTTAGCTCACGGTATCTTACATCTGCCATTAAGACTGGAATCGTCACCGGTGTCATCGCCTTGGCT GAAGGAATAGCAGTAGGAAGGAGTTTCGCCATACTGGAGAACTATGACGTTGATGGAAACAAAGAAATGATTGCCTTTGGGCTAATGAACATTGCTGGTTCTTGCACCTCTTGCTACTTAACCACGG GATCATTTTCCCGAACAGCGGTGAATTTTAATGCAGGATGTAAGACAGCAGTGTCCAATATGGTAATGGCAACAGCAGTGATGATAACATTGTTGTTGCTAACACCATTGTTCTATTACACACCCCTTGTTGTTCTTTCCTCCATTATAATTTCAGCCATGCTAGGCATAATTGACTACAATGCTGCTGTCCACCTTTGGAAAGTTGACAAATACGATTTCCTCGTATGCATTAGTTCCTATATTGGAGTCGTCTTTGGTAGTGTTGAAGTTGGCCTAATAGTCGCG GTGGCAATGTCTTTACTTAGGATACTTCTCTTTGTAGCAAGGCCAAAGACATTTGTTTTAGGTAAAATACCTAATTCAATGACCTATAGAAGTACTGAACAATATTCAGCAGCAAGCAGTGTTCCTGGAGTTCTCATCATTCACATTGATGCCCCCATCTATTTTGCAAATGCAAGTTATTTGAGGGAAAG AATATCAAGATGgatagatgaagaagaagagaagcaAAGAATATCAACAGAGATTGAGCTGCAATATGTCATATTGGATATGAGTG CTGTTGGAAACATTGATACAAGTGGAATTAGTATGCTTGAGGAAGTGAAGAGAATTGCCGATAGACGATACCTTAAG GTTTTATTGGCAAATCCTGGAGGGGAGGTGATGAAGAAGCTGGACAAGTCAAATTTCATTGACACAATTGGCAAAGAATGGATCTATTTAACAGTTGGTGAAGCTGTAAATGCATGCAATTATATTCTTCACACTTGCAAGTTCCAATCCAAGAGAATTGATTCTTCAGAAACTCCAGATGATAATGTATAA